One window of the Emcibacter sp. genome contains the following:
- the tmpT gene encoding thiopurine S-methyltransferase: protein MEPDFWLKKWQKKDIGFHLGDANPMLVAHFKELALPKDSRVFVPLCGKTLDIAWLLSQGFRVAGAELSEIAIRQLFEELGVEPAISEIGDLILYSAEGIDIFVGDIFDLTPGILGPVDAIYDRAALVALPQEMRPRYTAHLREITKTAPQFLISFDYDQSVMDGPPFCVKEEEIRRHYGEAYELTLVDSLEVAGGLKGQCPATENVWLLKP from the coding sequence ATGGAACCGGATTTCTGGCTTAAAAAATGGCAAAAGAAGGATATCGGTTTTCATCTGGGGGACGCAAACCCGATGCTGGTGGCCCATTTCAAGGAGCTCGCCCTGCCCAAAGACAGCCGGGTGTTTGTGCCCCTGTGCGGCAAGACCCTGGATATTGCCTGGCTCTTGTCTCAGGGCTTTCGGGTTGCCGGGGCGGAACTGAGCGAGATCGCCATCCGGCAGCTTTTTGAAGAGCTGGGTGTCGAGCCCGCCATATCGGAGATCGGCGACCTGATCCTCTACAGCGCCGAAGGTATCGATATCTTCGTGGGCGATATCTTTGACCTGACCCCCGGCATTCTGGGGCCTGTTGATGCCATTTATGACCGGGCGGCGCTGGTGGCGCTGCCGCAGGAGATGCGGCCACGGTACACCGCCCACCTGCGGGAAATCACCAAGACGGCGCCGCAGTTTCTGATCAGCTTTGATTATGACCAGAGCGTTATGGACGGCCCGCCCTTTTGCGTGAAAGAGGAAGAGATCAGGCGGCATTACGGCGAGGCTTACGAACTGACCCTCGTTGACAGTCTGGAGGTTGCCGGCGGGCTGAAAGGGCAATGCCCGGCGACGGAGAATGTCTGGCTGCTGAAGCCATAA